From Peptoanaerobacter stomatis, one genomic window encodes:
- a CDS encoding V-type ATP synthase subunit A: protein MSKGIIKKVAGPLVIASGMRDANMYDVVRVSNERLIGEIIEIHGDEASVQVYEETSGLKPGEPVESTGVPLSVELAPGLIGGMFDGIQRPLEGIMKKAGTNLARGVEVPSLDREKKWDFKASVSVGDYVEQGDIIGTVQETEVVEQRIMVPYKIKGKVKSINSGSYTIEDTIAVLEDEDGKEINITMLQKWPVRNERPYSKKLPPQMPLMTGQRVIDTLFPVAKGGVAAVPGPFGSGKTVVQHQLAKWADADIVVYIGCGERGNEMTDVLNEFPELVDPKTGKSLMERTVLIANTSDMPVAAREASIYVGITIAEYFRDMGYSVALMADSTSRWAEALREMSGRLEEMPGEEGYPAYLGSRLAQFYERAGLIYSLGQNPRQGALSAIGAVSPPGGDISEPVSQATLRIVKVFWGLDSNLAYRRHFPAINWLTSYSLYTDSLGEWFNTEVDEKWMELRARFVLMLHEESELEEIVKLVGMDALSSIDRLKLEAARSIREDYLHQVAFHEVDTYTSAKKQFKMMKLILEFYDEAVEALNNNVKIDKIVKMPIREKIGRFKYTPESEVDTVFENISKELKEDIKNLISNKEEE, encoded by the coding sequence ATGAGCAAAGGAATCATAAAAAAAGTAGCAGGACCGCTTGTTATAGCATCAGGAATGAGAGATGCCAACATGTATGACGTTGTCCGTGTAAGTAATGAAAGACTTATAGGTGAAATAATAGAAATACATGGTGATGAAGCGTCTGTGCAAGTATATGAAGAAACTTCAGGACTGAAACCGGGAGAACCGGTAGAGTCTACAGGAGTTCCACTTAGTGTTGAGCTTGCTCCCGGACTTATCGGAGGAATGTTTGACGGTATACAAAGACCACTTGAAGGAATAATGAAAAAGGCCGGAACAAATTTGGCAAGAGGTGTCGAAGTACCGTCACTTGATAGAGAAAAGAAATGGGATTTCAAAGCATCAGTATCAGTAGGAGATTACGTAGAACAAGGTGACATAATAGGTACAGTTCAAGAAACTGAAGTAGTTGAACAAAGAATAATGGTACCTTATAAAATAAAGGGAAAAGTAAAATCCATAAATTCAGGAAGTTATACAATCGAAGATACTATAGCTGTTTTGGAAGATGAAGATGGAAAAGAAATAAATATAACTATGTTGCAAAAATGGCCTGTTAGAAATGAAAGACCATATAGCAAAAAATTGCCACCACAAATGCCGCTTATGACAGGACAAAGAGTAATAGATACATTGTTCCCTGTTGCAAAAGGTGGAGTTGCAGCAGTTCCTGGACCTTTCGGAAGCGGTAAGACAGTTGTTCAGCATCAGCTTGCAAAATGGGCGGATGCAGATATAGTTGTATATATAGGTTGTGGAGAACGTGGAAATGAGATGACAGACGTTCTTAACGAGTTTCCTGAGTTGGTTGACCCTAAAACGGGAAAATCACTTATGGAAAGAACTGTGCTTATAGCAAATACCTCAGATATGCCGGTTGCAGCTCGTGAAGCATCAATATATGTCGGTATAACTATTGCAGAATATTTTAGAGATATGGGATATTCAGTAGCGCTTATGGCTGACTCTACATCAAGATGGGCGGAAGCTCTTAGAGAAATGTCAGGTAGACTTGAAGAAATGCCGGGTGAAGAAGGTTACCCTGCATACCTTGGAAGTAGATTGGCACAATTCTATGAAAGAGCAGGACTTATATATTCACTTGGTCAAAATCCAAGACAAGGTGCATTATCTGCCATAGGAGCTGTTTCACCTCCTGGAGGAGACATATCTGAACCTGTATCACAGGCAACACTTAGAATAGTAAAAGTTTTCTGGGGATTGGATTCAAACTTGGCATATAGAAGACATTTCCCTGCTATAAACTGGTTGACAAGTTATTCATTATATACTGACAGTTTAGGAGAATGGTTTAATACTGAAGTTGATGAAAAATGGATGGAGTTAAGAGCAAGATTTGTTCTTATGCTACATGAAGAGTCAGAATTGGAAGAAATAGTTAAACTTGTCGGTATGGACGCATTGTCATCAATAGATAGATTGAAATTGGAGGCGGCACGTTCAATAAGAGAAGACTATTTGCACCAAGTAGCTTTCCATGAAGTAGACACATATACATCAGCTAAGAAACAGTTTAAAATGATGAAATTGATATTGGAATTCTATGATGAAGCCGTAGAAGCGCTTAACAATAATGTCAAGATAGATAAAATAGTAAAAATGCCTATAAGAGAAAAAATAGGTAGATTTAAATACACTCCTGAATCAGAAGTAGATACAGTATTTGAAAACATATCAAAAGAGCTTAAAGAAGATATCAAAAATCTTATTAGCAATAAGGAGGAAGAATAA
- a CDS encoding V-type ATP synthase subunit F produces MYKIAVMGDMESVQGFATLGLDTYAVESDEQAIEVFKKLTGDNYGVIYLTEALQEKLEKYIDNYANVYLPAIIPIPGITGNTGKGILNVKKSVERAVGSDIIFGND; encoded by the coding sequence ATGTATAAAATAGCAGTTATGGGTGATATGGAGAGTGTTCAAGGTTTTGCAACACTTGGGCTTGATACCTATGCGGTAGAAAGTGATGAACAGGCTATTGAGGTATTTAAGAAACTTACAGGAGATAACTATGGAGTAATATATTTGACAGAAGCACTTCAAGAAAAGCTTGAAAAATATATAGATAATTATGCCAATGTATATCTTCCTGCTATAATACCTATTCCGGGAATAACCGGAAATACAGGTAAGGGTATTCTTAATGTTAAAAAATCTGTTGAAAGAGCAGTTGGATCTGATATTATTTTCGGTAATGATTAA
- a CDS encoding V-type ATPase subunit codes for MSNNEHIYAVARIRAKEVNLLDSSVIEQLISSNSVESMNRILVDKGWGDGSEKLDNILSVESDKIWSLMREMFEDMSIFDTLRIEKDFHNLKAAIKSEYAKVNDNSIYLKNGSISVDEVVDAVKNKNFSNLPDKMADYALEAYEIMFKTGDGQLCDMVLDKGCLECMIELSKKSGNQLLIEYAQMKVVIADIKIAIRGAKTGKDRKFFDMALVPCDKIDINVLADMAVQGVENIYSYLETTDFKEAVDAIKTDFAVFECWCDNQIINAIRKEKYTPMTISPIIAYILARENEIKTVRILTVAKRNDLKPEEVKKRMRDMYV; via the coding sequence ATGTCTAATAATGAGCATATATATGCCGTTGCAAGAATAAGGGCAAAAGAAGTGAACCTTCTTGATTCATCAGTAATAGAACAATTAATATCATCTAATTCCGTTGAATCTATGAACAGAATACTTGTAGATAAGGGATGGGGAGACGGCAGCGAGAAATTGGATAATATACTTTCTGTTGAAAGTGATAAGATATGGTCATTGATGAGAGAAATGTTTGAGGATATGAGTATATTTGATACTCTTAGAATTGAAAAAGACTTTCATAATTTAAAGGCTGCTATAAAATCTGAATATGCTAAAGTAAACGATAATTCAATATATCTAAAAAACGGTTCTATATCTGTAGATGAAGTTGTAGATGCAGTAAAAAATAAAAATTTCAGCAATCTCCCAGATAAAATGGCAGATTATGCACTGGAAGCATATGAAATTATGTTTAAAACTGGTGATGGACAACTTTGCGATATGGTTTTGGATAAAGGCTGTTTGGAATGTATGATAGAATTGTCTAAGAAAAGCGGAAATCAATTATTAATAGAATATGCTCAGATGAAAGTAGTAATCGCAGATATTAAAATAGCTATAAGAGGAGCAAAAACAGGAAAAGACAGGAAGTTTTTTGATATGGCATTGGTGCCTTGCGATAAAATAGATATAAATGTACTTGCAGATATGGCGGTGCAAGGCGTAGAAAATATATATTCATATTTGGAAACTACTGATTTTAAGGAAGCTGTAGATGCTATAAAAACTGATTTTGCTGTCTTTGAATGTTGGTGCGACAATCAGATAATAAATGCCATAAGAAAAGAAAAATATACACCTATGACGATTTCTCCTATAATAGCATATATTTTAGCAAGAGAAAATGAAATAAAGACAGTAAGAATACTTACAGTAGCTAAAAGAAATGATTTAAAACCAGAAGAAGTTAAAAAGAGAATGAGGGATATGTATGTATAA